From a region of the Enterobacter cancerogenus genome:
- the mltA gene encoding murein transglycosylase A has translation MKGRWVKYLMTGAMVAILAACSSKPTDRGQQYKDGKLSQPFSLVNQPDAVGAPINAGDFSEQVYQIRNASPRLYGSQSNVYSAVQDWLRAGGDTRNMRQFGIDAWQMEGADNYGNVQFTGYYTPVVQARHTRQGEFQYPIYRMPPKRGRLPSRAEIYAGALSENYVLAYSNSLMDNFIMDVQGSGYIDFGDGSPLNFFSYAGKNGHAYRSIGKVLIDRGEVKKEDMSMQAIREWGEKHSEAEVRELLEQNPSFVFFKPQNFAPVKGASAVPLIGRASVASDRSIIPAGTTLLAEVPLLDNNGKFNGKYELRLMVALDVGGAIKGQHFDIYQGIGPDAGHRAGWYNHYGRVWVLKAAPGTGNVFSG, from the coding sequence ATGAAAGGACGTTGGGTGAAGTATCTGATGACAGGCGCAATGGTAGCGATTCTTGCGGCCTGCTCTTCCAAACCGACCGATCGCGGTCAACAGTATAAAGACGGGAAATTATCCCAGCCTTTCTCATTAGTTAACCAGCCCGATGCCGTAGGCGCACCGATCAACGCTGGCGATTTCTCTGAGCAGGTCTACCAGATCCGCAATGCGTCACCGCGTTTATATGGCTCACAGAGCAACGTTTACAGTGCGGTACAGGACTGGCTGCGCGCGGGGGGCGATACCCGCAACATGCGTCAGTTCGGTATTGATGCCTGGCAGATGGAAGGGGCGGATAACTATGGCAACGTCCAGTTTACGGGTTACTACACGCCGGTTGTCCAGGCGCGCCATACGCGTCAGGGTGAATTCCAGTACCCGATCTATCGTATGCCGCCAAAGCGTGGCCGCCTGCCGTCTCGCGCAGAGATTTACGCTGGCGCGCTGAGCGAAAACTATGTCCTCGCCTACAGCAACTCGCTGATGGATAACTTCATCATGGACGTTCAGGGCAGCGGCTACATTGATTTTGGCGACGGCTCACCGCTTAACTTCTTCAGCTACGCCGGTAAGAACGGCCATGCTTACCGCAGTATCGGTAAAGTGTTGATCGACCGTGGGGAAGTAAAGAAAGAAGATATGTCGATGCAGGCCATCCGCGAATGGGGCGAGAAGCACAGCGAAGCCGAAGTGCGCGAGCTGCTGGAGCAGAACCCGTCGTTCGTCTTCTTTAAACCGCAAAACTTTGCGCCGGTGAAAGGGGCGAGTGCGGTACCGTTGATTGGCCGCGCGTCCGTCGCATCGGACCGCTCAATCATTCCGGCAGGCACCACGCTGCTGGCCGAAGTCCCTCTGCTGGACAACAACGGCAAGTTCAACGGCAAGTATGAGCTGCGCCTGATGGTGGCACTGGATGTCGGCGGGGCAATCAAAGGCCAGCACTTCGATATTTATCAGGGCATTGGCCCGGATGCAGGCCATCGCGCAGGCTGGTATAACCACTATGGCCGCGTATGGGTGCTGAAGGCCGCGCCGGGTACGGGCAACGTATTCAGCGGCTGA
- the tcdA gene encoding tRNA cyclic N6-threonylcarbamoyladenosine(37) synthase TcdA, translating into MSVVISDAWRQRFGGTARLYGEKALQLFADAHVCVVGIGGVGSWAAEALARTGIGAITLIDMDDVCVTNTNRQIHALRDSVGLAKSEVMAERIRLINPECRVTVIDDFVTADNVAEYMSRGYSYVIDAIDSVRPKAALIAYCRRFKVPLVTTGGAGGQIDPTQIQVADLAKTIQDPLAAKLRERLKSDFNVVKNSKGKLGVDCVFSTEALVYPQADGSVCAMKSTAEGPKRMDCASGFGAATMVTASFGFVAVSHALKKMMAKAERQA; encoded by the coding sequence ATGTCTGTGGTAATCAGTGATGCCTGGCGCCAGCGTTTTGGCGGCACGGCACGTCTCTATGGTGAAAAAGCCCTGCAGCTTTTTGCGGATGCGCACGTTTGCGTCGTGGGCATTGGTGGCGTGGGGTCATGGGCGGCAGAAGCGCTGGCGAGAACCGGTATCGGCGCGATTACGCTGATTGATATGGATGATGTCTGCGTCACCAACACTAACCGGCAGATCCACGCCCTGCGCGACAGCGTTGGTCTGGCGAAATCTGAAGTGATGGCGGAGCGCATTCGGCTGATCAACCCGGAATGCCGCGTGACGGTGATTGATGACTTTGTGACGGCAGATAACGTCGCTGAGTACATGAGTCGGGGTTACAGCTACGTGATTGATGCGATTGACAGCGTGCGCCCGAAAGCGGCGCTGATCGCTTATTGCCGCCGGTTCAAGGTGCCGCTGGTGACCACCGGTGGCGCGGGCGGGCAGATCGATCCGACGCAGATCCAGGTGGCCGACCTGGCAAAAACGATCCAGGATCCGCTGGCAGCCAAGCTGCGTGAACGCTTAAAGAGCGACTTTAACGTGGTCAAAAACAGCAAGGGTAAACTGGGCGTTGACTGCGTGTTCTCGACTGAGGCGCTGGTCTACCCGCAAGCGGATGGCTCGGTGTGTGCCATGAAAAGCACGGCGGAAGGGCCAAAACGGATGGATTGTGCCTCCGGTTTTGGGGCGGCCACCATGGTGACCGCATCCTTTGGCTTTGTCGCCGTCTCACACGCCCTGAAGAAGATGATGGCGAAGGCGGAGCGTCAGGCCTGA
- the csdE gene encoding cysteine desulfurase sulfur acceptor subunit CsdE, with the protein MTRSDLAGHPFGSTITEETLRQTFGPLNQWEDKYRQLILLGKQLPALPDALKAQAKEIAGCENRVWLGYRLSGDKLHFFGDSEGRIVRGLLAVLLTATEGKSAAELLAHSPLELFDELGLRAQLSASRGQGLIALSDAVLDAARQTQA; encoded by the coding sequence ATGACTCGCTCAGACCTGGCCGGACACCCGTTCGGCAGCACAATCACCGAAGAGACGCTCAGGCAGACCTTCGGCCCGCTAAACCAGTGGGAAGACAAATATCGTCAGCTGATCCTGCTGGGCAAGCAGTTGCCTGCCCTTCCCGACGCGCTGAAAGCCCAGGCAAAAGAGATCGCCGGCTGCGAGAACCGCGTCTGGCTCGGGTATCGCCTGTCCGGTGACAAACTGCATTTCTTTGGAGACAGCGAAGGGCGCATCGTTCGCGGCCTGCTGGCGGTGCTGTTGACCGCGACAGAAGGTAAAAGCGCGGCAGAGCTGCTGGCACACTCGCCGCTGGAACTGTTTGATGAACTGGGGCTTCGCGCGCAGCTAAGCGCCTCGCGCGGTCAGGGGCTGATTGCGCTCAGCGACGCGGTGCTGGACGCCGCGCGCCAGACTCAGGCCTGA
- the csdA gene encoding cysteine desulfurase CsdA, protein MNAFSPSQFRAQFPALADAGVYLDSAATALKPQAVIEATRQFYSLSAGNVHRSQFAEAQRLTARYEAARDQVARLINAESGKNIVWTRGTTEAINMVAQCYARPQLRAGDEIIVSEAEHHANLVPWLMVADQTGARVVKLPLGSDLLPDVARLPEFITPRSRILALGQMSNVTGGCPDLARAIELAHASGMVVMVDGAQGIVHFPADVQKLDIDFYAFSGHKLYGPTGIGALYGKPDLLAHMTPWLGGGKMITEVTFDGFTTQDVPYRLEAGTPNVAGVIGLSAALEWLAETDVVQAESWSRGLATLAEEELKKRPGFRSFRVQDSSLLAFDFDGVHHSDMVTLLAGYGIALRAGQHCAQPLLAALGVSGTLRASFAPYNTQNDVEALVAAVDRALELLVD, encoded by the coding sequence ATGAACGCTTTCAGCCCCTCGCAGTTTCGCGCCCAGTTTCCGGCGCTGGCCGATGCCGGTGTGTATCTTGATAGTGCCGCCACGGCGCTCAAGCCACAGGCGGTCATTGAGGCCACACGGCAGTTTTATAGCCTCAGCGCTGGCAACGTACACCGCAGCCAGTTTGCCGAAGCACAACGCCTGACGGCGCGCTATGAAGCCGCCCGGGATCAGGTTGCACGTCTGATTAATGCCGAAAGCGGAAAAAACATCGTCTGGACGCGCGGCACCACCGAAGCCATCAATATGGTGGCACAGTGCTATGCCCGCCCCCAGCTGCGCGCGGGCGACGAAATCATCGTCAGCGAAGCAGAACACCACGCGAACCTGGTTCCCTGGCTGATGGTGGCGGACCAGACGGGCGCGCGGGTCGTTAAGCTTCCTTTAGGTTCTGATTTACTTCCTGACGTGGCTCGCCTGCCCGAGTTCATCACCCCGCGCAGCCGCATTCTGGCGCTTGGGCAGATGTCTAACGTCACCGGCGGCTGCCCGGACCTGGCTCGCGCCATTGAGCTCGCCCATGCCAGCGGCATGGTGGTGATGGTCGACGGCGCGCAGGGGATCGTGCATTTCCCCGCCGATGTGCAAAAACTGGATATCGATTTCTACGCCTTCTCGGGACATAAGCTGTATGGCCCTACCGGCATCGGGGCGCTGTACGGCAAGCCTGACCTGCTGGCACATATGACCCCGTGGCTCGGCGGCGGAAAAATGATTACCGAAGTGACGTTCGATGGATTTACAACCCAGGACGTGCCTTATCGCCTGGAGGCCGGTACGCCGAACGTGGCTGGCGTCATTGGCCTGAGCGCAGCCCTGGAGTGGCTGGCTGAAACGGACGTGGTTCAGGCCGAAAGCTGGAGCCGGGGCCTGGCGACGCTGGCAGAAGAGGAACTCAAAAAGCGCCCGGGTTTTCGCTCGTTTCGCGTACAGGATTCCAGCCTGTTAGCCTTTGATTTTGACGGCGTGCATCACAGTGATATGGTCACGCTGCTGGCCGGATATGGCATTGCCCTGCGCGCCGGACAGCACTGCGCACAGCCGCTGCTGGCGGCGCTTGGCGTGAGCGGGACGCTGCGCGCCTCATTTGCGCCCTATAATACGCAAAACGATGTCGAAGCGCTGGTCGCCGCCGTTGACCGCGCCCTTGAATTACTGGTGGATTAA
- a CDS encoding YgdI/YgdR family lipoprotein: MKKTAAILSACAFTFALSACSGNNYVMHTNDGRSIVSEGKPTTDNDTGMISYKDANGNKQQINRSDVKEMKEIEH, encoded by the coding sequence ATGAAAAAGACAGCCGCCATCCTCTCTGCCTGTGCGTTTACCTTCGCGCTGAGCGCCTGTTCCGGCAATAACTACGTGATGCACACCAACGATGGTCGATCTATCGTCTCTGAAGGGAAACCGACGACCGATAATGACACCGGGATGATCTCGTACAAAGATGCCAACGGTAACAAGCAGCAGATCAATCGCAGTGATGTGAAAGAGATGAAAGAAATCGAGCATTAA
- the gcvA gene encoding glycine cleavage system transcriptional regulator GcvA gives MSKRLPPLNALRVFDAAARHLSFTRAADELFVTQAAVSHQIKSLEDFLGLKLFRRRNRSLLLTEEGQSYFQDIKEIFSQLTEATRKLQARSAKGALTVSLLPSFAIQWLVPRLSSFNSAYPGIDVRIQAVDRQEDKLADDVDVAIFYGRGNWPGLRVEKLYAEYLLPVCSPMLLTGEKALKTPADLAKHTLLHDASRRDWQTYTRQLGLNHINVQQGPIFSHSAMVLQAAIHGQGVALANNVMAQSEIEAGRLVCPFNDVLVSKNAFYLVCHDSQAELGKIAAFRQWILSKAANEQEKFRFRYEQ, from the coding sequence ATGTCCAAGCGATTGCCTCCTCTTAATGCATTACGTGTTTTTGATGCCGCAGCACGTCACCTGAGCTTCACCCGCGCAGCCGATGAGCTTTTTGTGACGCAGGCCGCAGTAAGTCATCAAATCAAGTCTCTGGAGGATTTTCTCGGGCTTAAGCTGTTCCGTCGCCGCAACCGTTCGCTCCTTCTGACCGAAGAGGGGCAAAGCTATTTTCAGGATATCAAAGAGATTTTTTCACAGCTCACCGAAGCCACGCGTAAGCTACAGGCGCGAAGTGCAAAAGGCGCGCTGACTGTCAGTTTATTGCCCAGTTTTGCGATCCAGTGGCTGGTGCCAAGACTCTCAAGCTTTAACTCAGCTTATCCGGGAATCGACGTTCGAATCCAGGCCGTAGACCGCCAGGAAGATAAACTTGCGGACGATGTGGATGTGGCGATTTTTTATGGCCGGGGCAACTGGCCGGGCTTGCGTGTGGAGAAATTATACGCAGAATATCTGCTGCCGGTCTGCTCACCCATGCTGCTGACGGGTGAAAAAGCGCTCAAAACGCCTGCCGATCTGGCAAAGCATACGCTTTTACACGATGCTTCCCGCCGCGACTGGCAAACTTATACCCGCCAGTTGGGTCTTAACCATATTAACGTGCAGCAGGGACCCATCTTTAGCCACAGTGCGATGGTGTTACAGGCTGCCATTCATGGACAGGGCGTGGCGTTGGCGAATAACGTCATGGCGCAGTCCGAAATTGAGGCAGGCCGTCTGGTCTGCCCGTTTAATGATGTACTGGTCAGCAAGAATGCGTTTTATCTGGTTTGTCATGACAGTCAGGCAGAACTGGGTAAAATAGCCGCCTTCCGACAGTGGATCCTGTCTAAAGCGGCAAACGAGCAAGAAAAATTCCGCTTCAGGTATGAACAATAA
- a CDS encoding DUF423 domain-containing protein yields MTSRFMLIFAAVSGFIFVALGAFGAHVLSKSLGVVEMGWIQTGLEYQAFHTLAIFGLAVAMQRRISIWFYWSSVFLALGTVLFSGSLYCLALSHLRLWAFVTPVGGVSFLAGWVLMFIGAIRLKRKGVVHE; encoded by the coding sequence ATGACCAGCCGATTCATGCTGATTTTTGCCGCTGTGAGTGGCTTTATTTTTGTTGCACTGGGTGCCTTTGGCGCGCATGTGTTAAGCAAATCGTTAGGGGTGGTTGAAATGGGCTGGATCCAGACCGGCCTCGAATATCAGGCGTTTCACACCCTGGCTATCTTTGGGCTGGCGGTGGCGATGCAGCGCCGGATCAGCATCTGGTTTTACTGGAGCAGCGTGTTTCTGGCGCTGGGGACCGTACTGTTTAGCGGTAGCCTCTACTGCCTTGCGCTGTCTCATTTACGCCTGTGGGCGTTTGTTACACCCGTCGGCGGCGTCAGCTTCCTGGCGGGGTGGGTATTAATGTTTATCGGAGCCATCCGTCTGAAACGCAAGGGCGTTGTTCATGAATAA
- the rlmM gene encoding 23S rRNA (cytidine(2498)-2'-O)-methyltransferase RlmM, with translation MNKVVLYCRPGFEKECAAEITDKAAKREVFGFARVKENAGYVIFECYQPDDADKLARELPFSSLIFARQMFVAGELLKDLPPEDRITPIVGMLQGVVEKGGDLRVEVADTNESKELMKFCRKFTVPLRAALRDAGVLTNYETPKRPVVHIFFIAPGCCYAGYSYTTNNSPFFMGIPRLRFPADAPSRSTLKLEEAFHVFIPADEWDERLANGMYAVDLGACPGGWTYQLVKRNMWVSSVDNGPMAQSLMDTGQVTWLREDGFRYRPTRNNISWMVCDMVEKPAKVAALMASWLVNGWCRETIFNLKLPMKKRYEEVSQNLAYIQEQMDEHGINVVIQARQLYHDREEVTVHVRRWWAAVGGRRDER, from the coding sequence ATGAATAAGGTTGTTTTATATTGTCGCCCGGGGTTTGAGAAAGAGTGCGCCGCGGAAATCACCGATAAAGCGGCGAAGCGCGAAGTCTTCGGCTTTGCCCGTGTGAAAGAGAACGCGGGCTATGTCATATTTGAGTGCTATCAGCCTGACGATGCCGATAAGCTGGCGCGTGAGCTGCCGTTCAGCTCGCTGATCTTTGCCCGTCAGATGTTTGTCGCCGGCGAGCTGCTGAAGGATCTTCCGCCTGAAGACCGCATCACGCCCATTGTTGGCATGCTGCAGGGCGTAGTGGAGAAGGGCGGTGACCTGCGTGTGGAAGTTGCCGACACCAACGAAAGCAAAGAGCTGATGAAGTTCTGCCGTAAATTCACGGTGCCGCTGCGTGCGGCCTTGCGCGACGCAGGCGTGCTGACCAACTACGAAACGCCTAAGCGCCCGGTAGTGCATATCTTCTTTATCGCGCCTGGCTGCTGCTACGCGGGCTACTCGTATACCACCAACAACTCGCCGTTCTTTATGGGGATCCCGCGTTTGCGCTTCCCGGCAGATGCGCCGAGCCGCTCAACGCTGAAGCTTGAAGAGGCGTTTCACGTCTTTATTCCGGCGGATGAGTGGGACGAGCGTCTGGCTAACGGCATGTACGCGGTCGATCTTGGTGCGTGTCCGGGCGGCTGGACCTATCAGCTGGTGAAACGCAACATGTGGGTTTCCTCTGTCGATAACGGCCCGATGGCGCAAAGCCTGATGGATACCGGGCAGGTGACCTGGCTGCGTGAAGACGGTTTCCGCTATCGCCCAACCCGCAACAACATCTCGTGGATGGTGTGCGACATGGTTGAGAAGCCCGCAAAAGTGGCCGCGCTGATGGCCTCGTGGCTGGTAAACGGCTGGTGTCGTGAAACCATCTTTAACCTCAAGCTGCCAATGAAAAAGCGCTATGAGGAAGTTTCCCAGAACCTGGCCTACATTCAGGAACAGATGGATGAGCACGGTATTAACGTGGTGATCCAGGCGCGCCAGCTGTATCACGACCGCGAAGAGGTGACGGTGCATGTTCGTCGCTGGTGGGCGGCTGTGGGTGGGCGTCGCGACGAGCGATAG
- the xni gene encoding flap endonuclease Xni: MAVHLLIVDALNLIRRIHAVQGTPCKDTCLHALEQLIRHSEPTHAVAVFDDEARNTGWRHQRLPDYKAGRAPMPDDLHAEMPAIRAAFEQRGVPCWGAHGNEADDLAATLAVKVASAGHQATIVSTDKGYCQLLTPTIRIRDYFQKRWLDAPFIASEFGVSPAQLPDYWGLAGISSSKVPGVAGIGPKSAAQLLTDFQHLEGIYARLNEVPEKWRKKLEAHKEMAFICREIATLQTDLQLDGNLQQLRLER; encoded by the coding sequence GTGGCTGTTCATTTGCTTATCGTCGACGCGCTTAATCTGATCCGCCGAATCCATGCGGTACAAGGCACGCCCTGCAAGGATACCTGCCTGCACGCGCTGGAACAGCTTATTCGCCACAGCGAACCGACTCACGCGGTTGCGGTGTTTGATGATGAAGCGCGTAACACTGGTTGGCGACACCAGCGTCTGCCCGACTACAAGGCCGGACGCGCGCCCATGCCTGACGATCTTCACGCTGAAATGCCCGCCATCCGGGCAGCCTTTGAACAGCGCGGCGTGCCCTGCTGGGGCGCGCACGGCAACGAGGCGGATGATCTCGCGGCCACGCTTGCCGTTAAAGTGGCAAGCGCCGGGCATCAGGCCACGATAGTCTCGACCGACAAAGGCTACTGTCAGCTGCTTACCCCCACCATCCGTATCCGCGATTATTTCCAGAAGCGCTGGCTTGACGCACCGTTTATCGCCAGTGAGTTTGGCGTCTCACCCGCGCAACTTCCTGACTACTGGGGTCTGGCGGGCATTAGCAGCTCTAAGGTTCCAGGCGTGGCAGGCATAGGCCCGAAGAGTGCCGCGCAGTTGCTAACGGATTTTCAACATCTGGAAGGGATCTACGCCCGGCTGAATGAGGTGCCGGAAAAATGGCGCAAGAAACTGGAAGCGCATAAGGAGATGGCGTTTATCTGCCGCGAGATTGCGACGCTACAGACGGATTTACAGCTGGACGGGAATTTGCAGCAGTTGCGGTTAGAGCGTTAA
- a CDS encoding L-serine ammonia-lyase: MISVFDIFKIGIGPSSSHTVGPMKAGKQFTDDLIARGILHDITRVVVDVYGSLSLTGKGHHTDIAIIMGLAGNLPDTVDIDAIPGFIQDVNTHGRLLLANGDHEVEFPVDHCMNFHADNLSLHENGMRITALVGDKAVYSQTYYSIGGGFIVDEDHFGQTNNAAVEVPYPYKNAADLQRHCQETGLSLSGLMMKNELALHSKEALEQHFANVWEVMRGGIERGITTEGVLPGKLRVPRRAAALRRMLVSTDKTTTDPMAVVDWINMFALAVNEENAAGGRVVTAPTNGACGIVPAVLAYYDKFIREVNANSLARYLLVASAIGSLYKMNASISGAEVGCQGEVGVACSMAAAGLAELLGASPTQVCIAAEIGMEHNLGLTCDPVAGQVQVPCIERNAIASVKAVNAARMALRRTSEPRVCLDKVIETMYETGKDMNAKYRETSRGGLAMKIVTCD, translated from the coding sequence ATGATTAGCGTATTCGATATCTTCAAAATCGGTATTGGTCCTTCCAGCTCTCACACCGTCGGACCAATGAAGGCCGGTAAACAATTCACGGATGACTTGATTGCACGCGGCATTTTGCACGACATCACCCGCGTGGTTGTCGATGTATACGGTTCCCTTTCCCTTACCGGTAAAGGCCACCATACCGATATCGCCATTATCATGGGCCTGGCGGGAAATCTGCCGGACACCGTTGATATTGATGCGATCCCTGGTTTTATCCAGGACGTCAATACCCATGGCCGCCTGCTGCTGGCAAACGGCGATCACGAGGTTGAATTCCCGGTTGATCACTGCATGAATTTCCATGCGGATAACCTGTCGCTGCACGAAAACGGCATGCGTATTACCGCGCTGGTTGGCGATAAAGCGGTTTACAGCCAGACGTATTACTCCATCGGCGGCGGTTTTATTGTCGACGAAGACCACTTTGGTCAGACCAACAACGCGGCGGTTGAAGTGCCGTACCCGTACAAAAACGCCGCGGATTTACAGCGTCACTGTCAGGAAACGGGTCTGTCCCTGTCCGGCCTGATGATGAAAAACGAACTGGCGCTGCACAGTAAGGAAGCGCTGGAGCAGCACTTCGCCAACGTCTGGGAAGTGATGCGTGGCGGTATTGAGCGCGGGATCACCACCGAAGGCGTACTGCCGGGTAAACTGCGCGTACCGCGCCGTGCGGCAGCGCTGCGTCGTATGCTTGTCAGCACCGACAAAACCACCACCGACCCGATGGCGGTCGTGGACTGGATCAACATGTTCGCGCTGGCAGTTAACGAAGAAAACGCAGCGGGCGGCCGCGTCGTCACGGCACCGACCAACGGTGCCTGCGGCATCGTCCCGGCGGTTCTCGCGTATTACGACAAGTTCATCCGTGAAGTGAACGCTAACTCGCTGGCGCGCTACCTGCTGGTTGCCAGTGCGATTGGCTCACTGTACAAAATGAACGCCTCCATTTCCGGTGCGGAAGTGGGCTGTCAGGGTGAAGTCGGCGTGGCCTGTTCTATGGCGGCGGCGGGTCTGGCTGAACTGCTGGGCGCAAGCCCAACTCAGGTCTGCATCGCGGCGGAAATCGGCATGGAGCATAACCTTGGCCTGACCTGCGACCCGGTCGCCGGACAGGTGCAGGTACCGTGCATTGAACGTAACGCGATCGCCTCCGTGAAAGCGGTGAACGCGGCACGTATGGCGCTGCGCCGCACCAGCGAGCCGCGCGTGTGCCTCGATAAAGTCATTGAGACCATGTACGAAACCGGTAAAGACATGAACGCCAAATACCGCGAAACCTCCCGCGGTGGTTTAGCCATGAAGATTGTCACCTGCGATTAA
- a CDS encoding HAAAP family serine/threonine permease: METTQTSTVASIDSRSGWRKTDTMWMLGLYGTAIGAGVLFLPINAGVGGLIPLIIMAIIAFPMTFFAHRGLTRFVLSGKNPGEDITEVVEEHFGVGAGKLITLLYFFAIYPILLVYSVAITNTVESFMTHQLQMTPPPRAILSLILIVGMMTIVRFGEQMIVKAMSILVFPFVAALMVLACYLIPQWNGAALETLSLSSASATGNGLLLTLWLAIPVMVFSFNHSPIISSFAVAKREEYGTGAEKKCSSILARAHVMMVLTVMFFVFSCVLSLSPADLAAAKEQNISILSYLANHFNAPLIAWMAPIIAIIAITKSFLGHYLGAREGFNGMVIKSLRGKGKSIEINKLNKITALFMLLTTWAVATLNPSILGMIETLGGPVIAMILFLMPMYAIQKVPAMRKYSGHISNIFVVVMGLIAISAIFYSLFS, encoded by the coding sequence ATGGAAACCACTCAAACCAGCACCGTTGCTTCGATTGATTCCCGAAGCGGTTGGCGCAAAACGGATACCATGTGGATGCTTGGCCTTTACGGCACAGCAATCGGCGCTGGTGTACTGTTCCTTCCTATCAACGCAGGCGTTGGCGGTTTAATCCCGCTGATCATCATGGCGATTATCGCCTTCCCGATGACCTTCTTTGCACACCGCGGTCTGACCCGCTTCGTGCTGTCCGGTAAAAACCCGGGTGAAGACATCACCGAAGTGGTTGAAGAGCACTTTGGCGTGGGCGCGGGTAAACTGATTACCCTGCTCTACTTCTTCGCGATTTACCCGATTCTGCTGGTGTACAGCGTGGCGATCACCAACACCGTGGAAAGCTTCATGACGCACCAGCTGCAGATGACGCCGCCACCGCGCGCCATCCTTTCGCTGATCCTGATCGTGGGTATGATGACCATCGTGCGCTTCGGCGAGCAGATGATCGTAAAAGCGATGAGCATTCTGGTGTTCCCGTTTGTCGCCGCCCTGATGGTGCTGGCCTGCTACCTGATCCCACAGTGGAACGGCGCGGCGCTGGAAACCCTGTCTCTGAGCAGCGCATCCGCAACCGGCAACGGCCTGCTGTTGACCCTGTGGCTGGCAATCCCTGTCATGGTGTTCTCCTTCAACCACTCGCCAATCATCTCTTCTTTCGCGGTTGCGAAGCGTGAAGAGTACGGCACCGGTGCAGAGAAGAAGTGCTCCAGCATCCTGGCACGCGCCCACGTGATGATGGTACTGACCGTTATGTTCTTCGTGTTCAGCTGCGTGCTGAGCCTCTCCCCGGCAGACCTGGCGGCGGCGAAAGAGCAGAACATCTCTATTCTGTCTTACCTGGCAAACCACTTTAACGCACCGCTGATTGCGTGGATGGCACCGATCATCGCGATTATCGCTATCACCAAATCCTTCCTCGGCCACTATCTTGGCGCACGTGAAGGCTTCAACGGTATGGTGATTAAATCTTTGCGCGGTAAAGGCAAGAGCATTGAAATCAACAAGCTGAATAAAATCACCGCGCTGTTCATGCTGCTGACGACCTGGGCGGTCGCCACGCTGAACCCAAGCATCCTGGGCATGATTGAAACCCTGGGCGGCCCGGTTATCGCGATGATTCTGTTCCTGATGCCGATGTACGCGATTCAGAAAGTACCTGCGATGCGTAAATACAGCGGCCATATCAGCAACATTTTCGTTGTGGTTATGGGTCTGATTGCCATCTCCGCTATTTTCTACTCGCTGTTCAGCTAA